The Rhodococcus sp. ABRD24 genome contains the following window.
ACTTGTGGGTCGGGGTCCTGGCCTTCGGGGCTGTAGGGTCCGCGCTGATCGATCGACGCATCGTGGTCCTTCTGGTGGCGGGCGGACTGGTTTTTGCGCTCGTGGTCACCGCGGTGCCGTCCTGGCGTGACCTGCAGCAGAATCGTCGGCGGTAGGGGCGCCGAGGTAGCCGAGGTCGGTGCCGATCGGCGTCAACTACCCTTGGGTCCTGTGACTTCGACCCCCGAGCCCTTCTCTGATCCCACAGCCTCCCTCCGCCGCGGCGTCCGCTATGGCGTGCTGGGTTTGCTGGCCCTCGCCGTGATCGGTGCGATCGTCGCAAGCCTGTTCTCGGGCCTCGCCGGCTTGTGGGGTGCCCTACTGGGGGCCGCGGTTGGCGGCGGATTCATCCTCTGCACGGCGCTGGCGGTGCTGTTGACCGCCAAGCTTCCGGCCATCACCGCGGGAGCGGTCTTGTTGGGAAGCTGGTTGCTCAAGATGATCCTCGCGATCACCGTGCTCGCGATCCTCGATCCGCTGGACTTCTACAACCGCCAGGCGATGGTGATCGTGATCGTCCTGTCGCTCGTCATCGTGCTGGGTGCCGAAACCTATGGCGTGTTGCAGACCAAGGTTCCCTATGTCACCCCAGCAGGGCCTGTCAGCTCGACGGAGCCGGACGCCGAATCCGGCCACAGGTGACCACTCGACAGGTCCGCGGGTAGCCCAGTGGGGACCCCATCTACACAACGTCGTAGATGTCTTGATAGTGTCTGGGCCAAGCAAGTGTGCTGACTATGCGAAGGAGTAAATTCCGACGAGTCGGTCAGCACTTGCAGGCAGCGAAGGTTGTCGGAGTTGTCCGAATCCAAGATTCGGCCGATTTCGCCCTGGAGTTGCCGAGTCGACGACAGTCGCCGACACCGACAGACGCAGGACCGGTTGACCCGGGTCTCCAGCTGCTGACGAATACGCGAGCCGACCTGGTCGACTTGTTAGATCGTCAATGTCCGATCGAACCGCAGACACCGATGCCTGTGGCCGACTACGGGAGAGACCGCTGAGCGTCACCTTCATGGCCGCGGAGTACACTCCGCCGTCACTCGATGATTTCTACCCGCCCGCGCTGCTGTTCGAGGGCACCCCCTTCGAGCTCGACCGATTGATGCTCATTCGCATCGTGATGTCGGCGCTGGTGGCCTTGTTCTTCATCATCGCGATGCGCAGCCCGAAGATCGTTCCGCGCGGTATCCAGAACATCGGCGAAATCGCTCTCGACTTCGTCCGGATCAACATCGCGGAAGAGATCCTCGGCAAGGAACAGGGCAAGCGTTTCCTGCCCATCATCACGACGATCTTCTTCATCGTGCTCGCCAGCAACTTCGCGAGCATCACGCCCTTCCTGAACATCTCGCCGAACGCACGAATCGGCATGCCGCTCGTGCTCGCCGCGCTGGCGTACATCGTCTTCAACTACGTGGGCATCAAGAAGTACGGCTTCTTCAAGTACGTCAAGTCCAGCATCGTCGTGCCCGGAGTTCCGTTGCCGCTGCACTTCCTGCTGGTCCCGATCGAGTTCATCTCGACCTTCGTGCTCCGGCCGTTCACCCTGATGGTCCGACTCATGGCCAACATGCTGGCGGGCCACATCCTGCTGGTGCTGTTCTTCAGCGCAACGCAGTACTTCTTCTTCGTCTCCGGAGGGTTCCAGGCAGTCTTCGGTGTGGCCTCGCTGGCCGCCGGTATTGCCTTCACCTTCTTCGAGTTGCTGGTGATCTTCCTGCAGGCGTACGTCTTCGCCCTGCTGACCTCTGTGTACATCGACTTGGCGCTCCACGCCGACTCGCACTGATCCACACATTTCGATAGTCCTGACCCACGTGCCGCCCGGCGGTGGGCAACAGAAAGGGAACGAACAAACCATGAGCCTCGCATACATCGCTCAGGAAGTTGCCGAGACCAAGGCTCGCGGCTACGGAGCCATCGGCTACGGCCTCGCGGCGATCGGCCCCGGCATCGGCGTGGGCATCGTCGTCGGAAAGGCGATCGAGGGCATGGTCCGTCAGCCCGAGATGGCCGGCCAGGTCCGTACCACGATGTTCCTCGGTATCGCCTTCACCGAGGCCCTCGCGCTGATCGGCCTCGTTGCCGGCTTCATCTTCTAAGACGCCATGTCAGCCACCATCGCGTTGCTCGCGGCCGCTGAAGGGGAAGAACACAACCCCCTGCTGCCCGCGACATATGACATCACTTGGTCGATCGTCGCCCTGGTGGTCGTCGGGTTCGTCTTCTGGAAGCTTGTCCTTCCTAAGTTCCAGAAGGTTCTCGCCGAGCGCACGGAGCAGATCGACGGCGGCATCAAGCGTGCCGAAGAGGCTCAGATCGAGGCCAAGGCAGCTCTGGAGCAGTACCATGCCCAGCTCGCCGAGGCTCGTACCGAGGCTGCGCAGATCCGTGAGGAAGCGCGCACTCAGGGCCAGCAGATCATCGCCGAGATGAAGGCACAGGCTCAGGAAGAGAGCGACCGCATCGTCGCCGCCGGTCACAGTCAGCTCGTCGCGCAGCGGCAGCAGATCGTGACCGAGCTGCGGGCCGACCTCGGTAAGACCGCGGTCGACCTGGCCGAGAAGGTCATCGGAGAGTCGCTGGCAGACGACGTCAAGCGGGCCGGAACGGTCGATCGCTTCCTCAGCGAGCTGGACGCAGTCAGCGCAAATTCCGCAGCAGGAAAGTGAGCACCATGTACGCAGCGAGCCGTGAAGCCCTGACGCAGACCCGTGCTGCGCTCACCGCGGCGTTGGATTCTGTTTCGCCCGGCGCGGCCACCGCGGCCGCGGCGCAGGCTGGATCCGAGCTGTTCTCGGTGGTCGAGGTTCTCGACGGCCAGCGCACGCTCCGGCGTGCGCTCGCCGATGCGTCCACGCCCGCCGCAGGTCGACAGGGTCTGGCCCGCCAGGTGTTCTCGGGGAAGGTCGGCGCCGAGGCGTTGGCGGCCCTCGAGGCAGCGGCAGGCCAGGACTGGTCGACCGCGGCGGACCTGCTGAACTCGCTGGTCACGCTCGGACGTGAGTCCCTGCTCCGGGCTGCGGCGGACCAGAACCAGAGCGACGCGGTCGAGGACGAGCTCTTCCGCCTCGGTCGTATCGTGGCCGGCAGCCCGCAGCTGGAGCAGGTCCTTTCGGATCGGTCGACGCCCGTCGCCGCTAAGCGTGAGCTGCTGTCGAAGCTGCTGTACGGCAAGGTCACCGCAATCACGGAGGCCCTCGCCGGACAGGCCGTGGGCCGGTTGCGGCAGACCGCACCTGCCGATGCCTTCGACGAGCTGTCGACCCTGGCCGCGGCTCAGCGGAACAAGGCAGTTGCGCACGTGCGCAGCGCCTCGGCGTTGTCGAGCGAGCAGGTCGATCGCCTTGCGGCGACGCTGACCCGCACCTACGGCAAGCCCGTCACCGTGCATGTGGAGGTCGAACCGGGTCTCCTCAGCGGCATGGTCGTCCGGGTGGGCCACGAGGTCATCGACGGGAGCGCGGCGGGTCGCCTCGCAACCCTGCGGAAGA
Protein-coding sequences here:
- the atpB gene encoding F0F1 ATP synthase subunit A; translation: MAAEYTPPSLDDFYPPALLFEGTPFELDRLMLIRIVMSALVALFFIIAMRSPKIVPRGIQNIGEIALDFVRINIAEEILGKEQGKRFLPIITTIFFIVLASNFASITPFLNISPNARIGMPLVLAALAYIVFNYVGIKKYGFFKYVKSSIVVPGVPLPLHFLLVPIEFISTFVLRPFTLMVRLMANMLAGHILLVLFFSATQYFFFVSGGFQAVFGVASLAAGIAFTFFELLVIFLQAYVFALLTSVYIDLALHADSH
- a CDS encoding F0F1 ATP synthase subunit delta gives rise to the protein MYAASREALTQTRAALTAALDSVSPGAATAAAAQAGSELFSVVEVLDGQRTLRRALADASTPAAGRQGLARQVFSGKVGAEALAALEAAAGQDWSTAADLLNSLVTLGRESLLRAAADQNQSDAVEDELFRLGRIVAGSPQLEQVLSDRSTPVAAKRELLSKLLYGKVTAITEALAGQAVGRLRQTAPADAFDELSTLAAAQRNKAVAHVRSASALSSEQVDRLAATLTRTYGKPVTVHVEVEPGLLSGMVVRVGHEVIDGSAAGRLATLRKTFK
- a CDS encoding F0F1 ATP synthase subunit B, which encodes MSATIALLAAAEGEEHNPLLPATYDITWSIVALVVVGFVFWKLVLPKFQKVLAERTEQIDGGIKRAEEAQIEAKAALEQYHAQLAEARTEAAQIREEARTQGQQIIAEMKAQAQEESDRIVAAGHSQLVAQRQQIVTELRADLGKTAVDLAEKVIGESLADDVKRAGTVDRFLSELDAVSANSAAGK
- a CDS encoding ATP synthase F0 subunit C, with protein sequence MSLAYIAQEVAETKARGYGAIGYGLAAIGPGIGVGIVVGKAIEGMVRQPEMAGQVRTTMFLGIAFTEALALIGLVAGFIF